The Leptospiraceae bacterium genome includes the window ATTAAAAGAAATTCAAATTAAAAATATCTTATTACAAAATTTAGAAGGTAATCTATGAAAAAAGTATTTTCAATATATTCTGAAGCTGACCACACTTGGCAAATTATTACGAGAGATCCTGAGAAACCAAATTATCTAATCGATACAAATGAATACTTAATTACAAAAGGTAAAAATACTATTATAACAGATCCGGGCGGAAGTGAAATTTTCCCTGCAGTCGTTAGTTCCCTTTCTACATCCATTAATCCCAAAAGTATAGAATATATATTCGCGTCTCACCAGGACCCAGATATCGTTTCATCCTTATCTTTATGGTTAGACATGAATGAAGAAATTAAATGTTTTGCTAGTCGTATCTGGACAAGTTTTCTTCCGCATTTTGGAGGAAATAATGAAACATTTATTTCAATCCCAGATAATGGGATGAAATTTAATTTTTATGATTTGGAATTAGAATTCGTTCCAGCGCACTACCTTCATTCGTCAGGTAATTTTCATATTTACGATTCAAAAGCAAAATTATACTTCTCAGGCGATATTGGAGCTGCACTCCTTCCTCATGACTATTTGGAGGAAAATGACATATATGTGCAAGACTTTGATAATCATATTCAATATTGTAAAGGATTTCATCAACGTTGGATGGGTTCCAATGAAGCTAAACTTGATTGGTGCGAACGTGTAAGCAAATATAATATTGACCTACTTTGTCCTCAACATGGACTAATATTTCGCGGTAAGGACGTTATGCGATTCATTAATTGGTTTTCGGAATTAAAAGTTGGAGTAATAAATGAAAGCTAATGAACAATACGTCGTCTACTAATTCCGTCAGCTTCGATTTTTCGAACACGTTCTAAATTTCGAAGCGCATTTGCAATTTCATTTTCGTTTCCAATATTCACTATTTCTTCGTATAGGTTTTTCACACGTTTAAAATTTCTATTTTCTTCTTCGTAGGCAGTTAGGCGAAATAGAAGATTTGTTTTTCGAAGAGAATCGTAAATTGTTTTAATAGACTTATAACGATAGGATATCTCTTCTAGTTTTTCTTGTTCTTCTTTGTACATTTGCAGTGAATCTGCTGTGGACTTAGTTAGTAAATCACGTTTGAGTAAATCAACATCTTTTTTTGAATCAGTTACAGCTACCTCTTGCTCCTTTAATAAATTAGAAACTTCTTTATAAGAAAAATAGGCTCTTTCTAAATAAAGTCCTTCTTGTTCCGGGTATCGCATTTGTTTATGATGTTGAGATATTGCATAGGAAGCTATAAATTCAGAACTCAAACGACGCACTGTTTCTTCTAGGGAAATTCCAAATTCTTTATCGGATTCTTTTTTTTCTTTTTCTTCTTTCCTTTTTTGATCCAACCAATTCAACCATTGCATGAAATACTCGGAACTTTTTTCCGCATTTCCCAATTTATGCGCATAAAAATCACCTAATTGAAAATTGAAATAAGCATCTTCCTTATTATCAGCTTTTAAAATTTCAGTAACTCTTTCATAGTATAAGGATGCGACTACGTATTGTTTTAAATCAGTATAAAGTTGAGCAAGGTTTTTATAAACGTCAAACAGAGGCAACTTCCCGTTATTCTCTGGCAAATTGGCTAAACGAATATATTTCAAATAAAGGTCGACAGCATTTCTTTTTTTACCAGAAGATTTATATTCATTGGCTAATAAAGAAATTGCCTCTGCATTATTTGGATTTACTTTTAGAGAATACTCGAGAAGCTGTGAAAATCCAGTAAAATCCTGATTTCTATTTGTATCTACAGAAACAAAAATTCCTTTCCCAAAATGATCTGATTTATTTTCTACTTTTGATTTTTCTTTATTTTCATTTTCAATTTCTTTTACAAGTTTTGCAAAATCCAAAATTGTATTAGAATCCTCTTTTGTTTTTTGTGCGATGTAATTTCCAAAAGTATTCAAAATAGATTCATTGTATTGTTCTTCCAAGGATTTTACATTTTGTTTAAGTCCATTGATTTTTTCTGTATTTTCTTGCAGAGATATGTTTGCTTCAGATGCAGGTAATTCGGATTTGGCGTATCTAGATCCAATCAAATGAGAATTAATTTCTGCCTTTTTTAATTCCTTTTTTAGTTCTTCAAGTTCCGTTTTAATTTTTTTATGTGCTAAACGTTTTGTTGTTTCTTCCTGCCCGAGTTCTTCTAGAAGATTTTCATCGTAGTATCTTTCTTCCGTATTCGAAAAATCCCTATATCGAAGACCGGACAAATAAAACTCTACTGCTTTATGTTTTTCCCCTACTTTTTCGTAGAGTTTTGCCATTTTTAAATGTAAGTCAAATAATATATCAGAGTCTCGTGCTAAATGAGATTCTGTATTTTTAAAACGAACACCGGAAATAAAAAGTCGAATCGAATTTACATCAGCATTTACGGGAATAATGCTGGAATTGTTTTTGTATTCATCTGTAACATTATCTTTTCTGTCTTTGTATCGACCTGCTTTTTCGCGAATATCTAAAATTCTTTTTTCTTCTACAAACTGCGCATAATACTCATTTAACAAAGATTGAATTTTTTCAATTTGTTCGTATGATTTATCTGGATTTTCATTTGCAAACTTTTGTAGTTCATTTCGTTTTTCACTTGTTATAACTTCAACTGGACGTTTGTAGATTTTTTTTGGGTCATCCCTGAAATCGTGTGGAAATAAAGATAAGAATGAATTTAAAAATAGATAGAAAATCAGGAGTAAACGCATAGTTCTATTATCGGAAGAAATAAAATTTTGATAAATTTACTATTGCGACTTTGTCAAGTTGGCTTAAACTTAATTCTACCTAGGTTTTTATTATAATCGTCTTTCTAAAAAACTCATAGACAAAAAATAAACAGGGCAGATCTTTTTCTAATTTTTCAAATGCAAAAAGGTCTTAATGGAGCATTTGCAGCGTGTTAAGGCAATAAAATCGCTGCTGCGGGCTTTCTTTTCTTTTTTGCTTACTTTTTTCTTTCCCAAGAAAGAAAAGAAAAAAGTAAGATTAATAAATCCTACTCTGGGACGGAGTAGTTTGGCGACTTGACAAAGTCGCACTATTTAACATCAGTGGTGTATGTTCCAAACATCAAAATAAAATACGCATTCGTTTACTTTTGGCATACAGAATTTAATGTAGGATAGGAATCAGAGATTGTGTAAAAGCGGAAACAATGCCAACAAATTTCCAATTGCATTTGTGTAGATCAGCGAAATTTGTGGGCAAAATCCTTTTGTCGAATTCAAATTATTTCGTAACTTCAGCCAATTCTTCAGAAGAAAGGATTTTTTCGATATCCATAATAATGATGAAACGGTTTTCTTTCTTAGCCACTCCCACGATGTAACGAGAAGACATTCCTCGCACAGATGGAGGCGGAGGATCTATTTGAGAGGAAGAAAAATGCACTACATGAGACACCTTGTCGACAATGACTCCTAATGACTTTCCATCTATCTTAACTATAATAGCTCTATTCATAGAGGACTCGCCGACTTTTTTGTTCATGATTTTTTTACTGAGATCGATCATGTTCACTACTTTTCCGCGAATATCCATTAAACCCACAAAGTAATTTTGGGATTTGGGAACTTTAATTAGATTCGTAACTTTTACGATCTCCTCAACGTTGATAATAGAAATAGCATAGTCCTCTTCCCCAATCGTAAAAGTAATATACTGTTCACTTAAATGATTATCATCTTTAGCCATCTATTATAACCCCTTAAAATCTCGTAAACCCTGTATAGAAATAATATCCACCAAACGAAAGAAAACTCATCACTTTCAAATAAAAGGGAGTTCGATTTCGTAAAATCCAATCAAAACCACCAAAAAGAATTCCCATAAATGCTAGAGAGAATCCCAAAACAACATAATCAAAAAAATGTAAATAAATTGCAAGACAAACTGATATTCCTAAAATAGAATCATACAGATCATCTAAAAACCTAATTCTAAAATCGGCATAAGAACTTTTGAGCTTTTGAGAAAGGTTAGTGATATAATCCCTTTTTTGGGGATTACTCATTGTATCCTGACTTTGTTCAACTCCAACATATCCACTAGAATCTTGGTTTCTTTTCCCTAATGAGACACGGGAAATATCGTAAACCCCGCCAATCGATGTTAGTACATCATCATCGGGAATACAAGAAAAAATATTTCTAAAAGGATAAAACTTTTTTCGTAAAGATGTATTTACTGCATTTAATACATCTCTCTCTCTTATAATTGTTCCGTTTTTAATTGTTGTGGTGTAGGTTCTACCTTTTTCGGAGGCGGGCTCTAAACTTAAACGAACAAGGTTTTCATGAAAATTATAATCAACTAAAAAAACATCCCCTACTGGAGAAACTGCCCTGTAAGATTTAAAATACCCTCTTGCAGGTTTTGCGCTTCGTTTCCACCAAGTTCTAAATCCTTCATAATCCGAATCGTATAACATATGTATCATATCGGACTCTAAAAAAAATAGCTAAAGGTACATTCTTTTATGGAAAATAAAAAGTAAAAACTTTTATCCCCTCCCGAATAAAATTCACGGGAGGGGAGACTTAGATTAATGCAAAATTCTATTTGCCTTTTTTCTTATGTCTGTTGGCTCTACGCTTTTTTTTTCTCTTGTGAGTAGCGATTTTTTTTCTTTTTCTTTTTTTACCAGACGGCATTCATAACTCCTTTAATAATGTTAAAAAACTATTCCAAATACTTTTGTAAACTTCTATTTTTCTTTAAGTCAGATAATAAAAGTTTTATATCTTTAATTCCTGTTTTAGAGGAAATAAACAATACGTCATCTTCTTCAACTACAATGAGATCCTCGACACCTAAAAAGGTAACTAATTCTTTTTTTGTGGAAGAGATATTTCCCTTCGCATTAAAATGATATACAGCTTTTCCGGAGTGATGATTTCCTTGATTGTCCCCTTTTAATACTCTTTCCAACGACAACCAAGAACCAACGTCATCCCAATCAAAACTTGCTTTTACCATTCGAATCAAGGAACTTTTTTCCATGATAGCAGTATCGATCGCTTCAGAGGGTAATAATTTAAACGCTGCACTCAATTCTCCAAAATTAGAAAATGGAAATTTATTTTTGAGAGGGGAAATAATATAAGGAGCGTGTTTTGTTAATTCAGCTAAAATTACATCTGTTTTCCAAATAAAAATTCCCGGGTTCCAATAAAAGTTCTTTCGTTTTAAATATTTTAGAGCTACCTTCAAGTCAGGTTTTTCAAAAAAACCTTTTACTTCCATACCATGTTTTGTAGGTTTACCGGTCGCGATATAGCCATATCCTGTTTCTGGTCTTACTGGCTTAATACCAAGCAGAACCAAATTATCTTCCGCTTCTAACATGGCAATTTTGACAGTCTTCGTAAATTCAGAAACTGGATTTATGAATGCATCTGCAGATAATACAATTTGGATCGGATTTCCAAATTTTTGTTTAAAATAAAGGGAAGCTAAAGCAACTATAGGTGCTGTATTTTTTCCTTCTGGCTCTAAAATAAAGTTTTTTTCGGGAAAACTCTTTTCCTGTAGTAGGATGGATTTTTTTAAAGCCGCATTCGTGCCAATAAAGATTCTATCTAAGCTAGTCAAAGAGAGTGCTCTATCAATAGTCTCTCGCAAAAGAGTTTTATTTGAATAGACTTTCTGGAGTTGCTTTGGAGTGAAAGTTCTAGAACGAGGCCAAAACCTCTCCCCTTTTCCTCCGGCCATTATCAATACTACTGGTTTTTCTTTCGCCGTCATAGTGACTCCAGTGGATTAGGTTTCTTTAATGTCTTCAGGGGCGAATTTAATTGGTTTTAATGGAATAATTGTGGAAACTGCATGTTTATAAATAAGTTGCTGTTTTCCATCATTTTCAATGATAATTGTAAAATTATCGAAACTATAAACTTTTCCTTTTAAAGGAACACCATTTAGGAGATAAATGGTTAAATCTATCTTATCTTTTCTAGCTGTATTCAGTATGTAGTCTTGAATATTATTTTTTGTAGACATCCCATTTACCATCTTTTATATTTTTTTTATTAATTCCAACGCTTCTTTCGAGCTCATCGGGTTCAAAACTTCTTCCTTTTTAAACCAAGTAATTTGCTTCTTCGCATAATTTCTATGCGACTGAGAAAACTCCTCAGAAAAGGATTCCATGGTCATTTTACCATTGATATAAGCAAGTGCAAAATTATAACCAAGAGAATTTAGAGCAGGAGCTTCTTCTCCAAATTGAGAGACAACTTCATTTGTTTCTTCCAAAAGTCCCCCTTGAATCATGGATTTACATCTTAGATTAATTCTTTCGTATAACTCCGATCTTTCCCTAGAAATTAAAATTCCCGATACTTCCAGTTTTTCTTGTGCTAGGTAGCCGTCATTCCTATTTTCTTTTAAAGTTGACCAACGTTCACCACTGGACTCAAAAACCTCTAGAGCTCGCGTTACACGATAATCGTCAGCATAACCGACCGTTCGGGTGGTAACTTCGTCCACACTTAATAAACGACTCCAACGCTCTTCTCTCGTGAGGGATTCTATCTTTTGTCGAACCTCCGGTTTTATTTCAGGAACAGGGTACATCCCATAAAGAAACGCTTTTAGGTAAAAACCAGTTCCGCAAGTAATTATAGGAATTTTTTCCCTCGCATAAATATCTTCTAGAGCTTTATTGGCAAGTGATACAAAATAGGCAGCATTTATTTTTTGATTTGGATCTAGAAAGTCAACTAGGTGGTGCTTAATTTGATTCAAAATTTCTTTTTCTGGTTTTGCTGTTCCTACAGAAAGAATTTTATAAACCTGTCTAGAGTCAAAGGAAACAATCTCAAATCGGTCTGGATCAAGATGAGTGCAGATTTCTGTTTTGCCCCCTCCTGTAGGAGAGGCCAATATCACAAGCTTCTTGATTAGGTGTCTTCCTCATCTAGAATTGGCTCTGGATCGTCAATCTCTGCGTCTGGCTCGAGTAGAATATCTTCCTCTGCTCCTAATTCAGCTACAACATCTTCATCGACAACATCAAATTCACTCAGTTTAGGTGAGGACTTTGGAAATTTGACTTTTACTGTAGGTCGTGTATTCTGGTCAGCACCACATTTGGGACAAATTTTTTCTTCCTTTCCTAAATCGTAAAACTTAGTATTACAACTGTAACAGGTATGTTTTTTCCCAAGTCCGCCACCCTCAGTTACTACAGGGGGCTTCTTTGGAGAAACTTTAGCTGTTTTGGTTGAAGTGTCTGCTTTTTTAGCATCCGACTTTTTAGAAGGCTCTGCCTTTTTGGTCTCTGGTTTCTTCACTACTTTTTTCTGCAACTTCTTGGTCATAAAAAAGAAATTAAAAAATCTAGGATTAAAAATATGACAAGCTAAATTTTATAAAATCATCATTTTTGGATTTTTTTTTCAAAATAGATGGACGTTAATTAATAAATGAGTTTTTTTACCCCTACCATGGCAACTTCCTATCAAACATTCTCATCCATCAGACACAATCTGAGCGTAAAAATCCAAGATAACCAAAAGTCCGAGTCCATTTTACTTTTACACGGATTTAACGACAACAAAGAGACATTTGTTTTTCTAGAAAATTTTCTCAGCGAACGATTCAATATCTATAGTTTTGATTTTCGAGGGCATGGTGACTCCGATTGGAAAAAAGACTCTCTGTATCACTACAGCGAAAACTTAATCGATTTACAAAACCTAATTGAACACTTTTTTGACAAGCCAATCTACTTGCTTGGTCACTCTATGGGTGCAGGCATGGCTGCTCGTTTTACCGGTTTATTTCCAGAAAAAATCAAGCTCCTCATCTGTCTGGAAGGATTTAGTGGATTACAACCGCAAGAGGCAGAACGCAAACGAATGAGAGAATGGTTAATCACTACTAGCCGTCGAAACGAACGAAATTCAACACCCACCGAACGCAAAAAAAACATGACTCTAGAAGAAGCCAAAAATAAACTCGGATTAATCTATGGAGGGTTAGCAAAAGAAAAAATAGACTCTCTCATAGGAGGGTTAGTAAAACAAACGGAAGATGGATTTTACAAATGGAAAAATGACCCTAACTTAAAAACAAGCACCCCTATTCCCTTCCCGCCAGAATTATCCAGAAAATTATGGAGCGAAATTACAAGTCCTGTTCTAATTTTCTTTGGAAGACAAACACATATTCGCCCCAACAACTTAGAAGAAATTCTATCTCATTTCAAAAATGTGGAACTTCACGAGGTAGATCACGCCGGTCATAATATGCACCACGATAAACCAGAAGTTTTAATTAAGGTAATGGAAGAGTTTTTCCAAAAACATTTTCCTGCTTAATTAGTTTGATTCTGTCAACGGGAGAAGGAATTTCATTGATGGCAAAAATTCTTGAGATTGGAAATTTGGGCTCCGTGTAATTTGTGTGAGTATCAATTTGTAATTTAACTTTACTCATTTCCTCACCACTAACGTCATTTGAAATCGTTCGAACAATAGTTTCCGATTCCATTTTCGAACTAAGTCTAGTCCGACTTTTTAAGAAGCTAATGGAATATAGCCGCCCCTCTTTTAAATTTAAAACAAATGACTCGGCTACAAAATGTTGGTTTCTGCGTCCGGGTTGCGTTTCAGTAAAATTCCTAAACTCTTTGGTGAATGCGTTATTTTTAACTTTTCCATTTTTTGAAAGATAGAGAACAATCTTTGAAATTTCAG containing:
- the hfq gene encoding RNA chaperone Hfq, with amino-acid sequence MSTKNNIQDYILNTARKDKIDLTIYLLNGVPLKGKVYSFDNFTIIIENDGKQQLIYKHAVSTIIPLKPIKFAPEDIKET
- a CDS encoding purine-binding chemotaxis protein CheW, whose translation is MAKDDNHLSEQYITFTIGEEDYAISIINVEEIVKVTNLIKVPKSQNYFVGLMDIRGKVVNMIDLSKKIMNKKVGESSMNRAIIVKIDGKSLGVIVDKVSHVVHFSSSQIDPPPPSVRGMSSRYIVGVAKKENRFIIIMDIEKILSSEELAEVTK
- a CDS encoding FYDLN acid domain-containing protein gives rise to the protein MTKKLQKKVVKKPETKKAEPSKKSDAKKADTSTKTAKVSPKKPPVVTEGGGLGKKHTCYSCNTKFYDLGKEEKICPKCGADQNTRPTVKVKFPKSSPKLSEFDVVDEDVVAELGAEEDILLEPDAEIDDPEPILDEEDT
- the miaA gene encoding tRNA (adenosine(37)-N6)-dimethylallyltransferase MiaA — protein: MASPTGGGKTEICTHLDPDRFEIVSFDSRQVYKILSVGTAKPEKEILNQIKHHLVDFLDPNQKINAAYFVSLANKALEDIYAREKIPIITCGTGFYLKAFLYGMYPVPEIKPEVRQKIESLTREERWSRLLSVDEVTTRTVGYADDYRVTRALEVFESSGERWSTLKENRNDGYLAQEKLEVSGILISRERSELYERINLRCKSMIQGGLLEETNEVVSQFGEEAPALNSLGYNFALAYINGKMTMESFSEEFSQSHRNYAKKQITWFKKEEVLNPMSSKEALELIKKI
- a CDS encoding alpha/beta hydrolase; this translates as MSFFTPTMATSYQTFSSIRHNLSVKIQDNQKSESILLLHGFNDNKETFVFLENFLSERFNIYSFDFRGHGDSDWKKDSLYHYSENLIDLQNLIEHFFDKPIYLLGHSMGAGMAARFTGLFPEKIKLLICLEGFSGLQPQEAERKRMREWLITTSRRNERNSTPTERKKNMTLEEAKNKLGLIYGGLAKEKIDSLIGGLVKQTEDGFYKWKNDPNLKTSTPIPFPPELSRKLWSEITSPVLIFFGRQTHIRPNNLEEILSHFKNVELHEVDHAGHNMHHDKPEVLIKVMEEFFQKHFPA
- a CDS encoding mannose-1-phosphate guanylyltransferase, whose protein sequence is MAGGKGERFWPRSRTFTPKQLQKVYSNKTLLRETIDRALSLTSLDRIFIGTNAALKKSILLQEKSFPEKNFILEPEGKNTAPIVALASLYFKQKFGNPIQIVLSADAFINPVSEFTKTVKIAMLEAEDNLVLLGIKPVRPETGYGYIATGKPTKHGMEVKGFFEKPDLKVALKYLKRKNFYWNPGIFIWKTDVILAELTKHAPYIISPLKNKFPFSNFGELSAAFKLLPSEAIDTAIMEKSSLIRMVKASFDWDDVGSWLSLERVLKGDNQGNHHSGKAVYHFNAKGNISSTKKELVTFLGVEDLIVVEEDDVLFISSKTGIKDIKLLLSDLKKNRSLQKYLE
- a CDS encoding MBL fold metallo-hydrolase, with the protein product MKKVFSIYSEADHTWQIITRDPEKPNYLIDTNEYLITKGKNTIITDPGGSEIFPAVVSSLSTSINPKSIEYIFASHQDPDIVSSLSLWLDMNEEIKCFASRIWTSFLPHFGGNNETFISIPDNGMKFNFYDLELEFVPAHYLHSSGNFHIYDSKAKLYFSGDIGAALLPHDYLEENDIYVQDFDNHIQYCKGFHQRWMGSNEAKLDWCERVSKYNIDLLCPQHGLIFRGKDVMRFINWFSELKVGVINES